Proteins found in one Pectobacterium atrosepticum genomic segment:
- the ruvB gene encoding Holliday junction branch migration DNA helicase RuvB: MIEADRLISADAVPEEEFLDRAMRPKLLKEYVGQPQVREQMEIFIQAARKRGDALDHLLIFGPPGLGKTTLANIVANEMGVNMRTTSGPVLEKAGDLAALLTNLEPHDVLFIDEIHRLSPVVEEVLYPAMEDYQLDIMIGEGPAARSIKLDLPPFTLIGATTRAGSLTSPLRDRFGIVQRLEFYNVADLQYIVGRSAQCLGLDLTQEGSLEVARRARGTPRIANRLLRRVRDFSEVKSEGAITGTVATQALDMLAVDTEGFDYMDRKLLLAIIDKFMGGPVGLDNLAAAIGEERETIEDVLEPFLIQQGFIQRTPRGRMATQHAYRHFGLTREE, translated from the coding sequence ATGATAGAAGCCGACCGTTTAATTTCCGCTGACGCCGTTCCAGAAGAAGAATTTCTCGACCGAGCGATGCGGCCTAAACTGCTGAAAGAATATGTGGGCCAGCCGCAGGTGCGTGAACAGATGGAAATTTTCATCCAGGCTGCGCGTAAACGTGGGGATGCGCTGGATCATCTGCTAATTTTTGGGCCCCCCGGCTTGGGTAAAACGACGTTGGCGAATATTGTCGCCAATGAAATGGGCGTGAATATGCGCACGACATCAGGCCCAGTGTTGGAAAAAGCTGGCGACCTTGCCGCGCTGCTGACCAATCTCGAACCGCATGATGTGCTATTTATCGATGAAATCCATCGTCTGTCACCGGTTGTGGAAGAAGTACTGTATCCGGCAATGGAAGATTACCAGTTGGATATCATGATCGGTGAAGGGCCCGCTGCTCGCTCAATTAAACTCGATCTGCCTCCTTTCACACTGATTGGTGCAACGACGCGAGCGGGGTCGTTAACCTCACCGCTGCGCGATCGCTTTGGTATTGTGCAGCGTCTAGAGTTTTATAATGTAGCCGATTTGCAGTATATCGTTGGCCGCAGCGCCCAGTGTTTGGGACTGGATCTGACGCAGGAAGGCTCCCTTGAAGTGGCTCGCCGTGCGCGTGGTACGCCGCGTATCGCCAACCGATTATTGCGCCGGGTGCGCGATTTCTCCGAGGTTAAATCGGAAGGTGCGATTACTGGAACAGTGGCGACGCAGGCGTTGGATATGCTTGCTGTAGATACCGAAGGCTTTGACTACATGGACCGTAAGCTGCTGTTGGCAATCATCGATAAATTCATGGGTGGCCCTGTCGGGCTAGACAATTTAGCCGCCGCGATTGGCGAAGAACGGGAAACCATTGAAGATGTATTGGAACCGTTTCTGATTCAACAAGGGTTCATCCAGCGTACGCCGCGTGGCCGAATGGCGACTCAGCATGCCTATCGGCATTTTGGCTTAACGCGTGAAGAATAG